In a single window of the Plodia interpunctella isolate USDA-ARS_2022_Savannah chromosome 26, ilPloInte3.2, whole genome shotgun sequence genome:
- the LOC128681034 gene encoding uncharacterized protein LOC128681034, with the protein MQVVNKENLPQGGTGRTAVGESTPVSNDTGCPSYSGGGNLRLAPSDAIVDAVVGDDVVGDEVVGDEVVGKNAGDVVAQVSDSEMSVKSASSGCGQSRFFRKRRNTESPELSSATDEDNPPQARAQRGKRGRGRPPTTGECIGLGKAREALQATRRAEFLKVRIGEEDRQLAEAAKKVAVRSERAASRASTRSEAEFEPEDLTAGSIEERLNNSVAAIRAVGKMSKGLKGTAQKTLKDAAASIEDLAHELMERCTSSETRRLQAENARLKQEMADLRQELDEIRTEVYKSKRSAQPETEAPRDTPALEKQLTSLLKEELGRFREEVLTKVNFLEGKVLRPTLASDRGSKGRAPTMATFAEKTAARPTLAETPVEQVSQAVDIPPSQPSTSTAPAKTKKAKRKNAKSSKTAPDAAAAAAPQQAEEGAWQTVGQKKSQKKATRKEAQKKKRQEARLRPPRSAAVVLTLQPHASQNGVTYEEVLGRAKSQVDTVSLGIEGMRCKVTATGARLLQVPGSSSGPLADALADKLRQALNPEEVKVSRPVKRVDLRISGLDDSVTREELTAALAKAGACSELDLKVGEIRRAPRGMGTSIVACPVTVAKKLEDGRRLLVGWVSASVKLLKQRPMRCYRCITGEHVATQCNSAVDCSGLCFRCGKRGHEARTCSAAPHCPVCAEANKPADHAIGSKLCKAANKKTGKTPKKAPASRPKIPPTESSQGVEPFEMECP; encoded by the coding sequence ATGCAAGTCgtgaataaagaaaatctacCCCAGGGTGGTACCGGCCGTACCGCGGTCGGAGAATCCACCCCGGTGTCTAATGACACCGGCTGCCCCTCGTATTCTGGGGGGGGCAATTTACGCCTTGCGCCTTCGGACGCAATTGTTGATGCAGTAGTAGGAGACGATGTGGTGGGAGACGAAGTGGTGGGAGACGAAGTGGTGGGAAAGAATGCGGGAGATGTTGTCGCACAGGTTTCGGACTCTGAAATGAGTGTTAAGAGTGCCAGTAGTGGTTGCGGACAGTCCCGCTTCTTCAGGAAACGGCGGAACACGGAGAGCCCGGAATTGAGTTCTGCGACGGATGAGGATAATCCTCCACAGGCGCGCGCTCAGCGCGGTAAGAGAGGTAGAGGAAGACCGCCGACAACCGGCGAATGTATTGGCCTCGGGAAGGCAAGGGAGGCTCTTCAGGCTACTCGTCGTGCCGAGTTTCTGAAGGTCCGCATCGGTGAGGAGGATCGGCAATTGGCTGAAGCCGCCAAAAAGGTGGCGGTCAGGAGTGAGAGGGCAGCGTCACGCGCCTCCACTCGGTCTGAGGCGGAATTCGAGCCGGAAGACCTAACTGCCGGGTCTATAGAGGAGAGGCTGAACAACTCTGTTGCGGCAATAAGAGCGGTTGGGAAGATGTCCAAAGGCCTGAAGGGCACCGCCCAGAAGACCCTCAAGGATGCGGCAGCCTCAATTGAAGACTTAGCACACGAGCTAATGGAGAGATGTACCTCCAGCGAGACGCGCCGCTTGCAGGCGGAGAACGCTCGCCTAAAACAGGAGATGGCTGACCTTCGTCAAGAGTTAGACGAGATTCGAACGGAGGTCTACAAGTCGAAGCGCTCAGCTCAGCCTGAGACTGAAGCGCCGCGGGACACGCCAGCACTGGAGAAACAGCTGACGAGTCTCCTTAAAGAAGAACTCGGTCGATTCAGGGAAGAGGTCCTTACGAAAGTAAACTTTTTGGAGGGGAAAGTCCTCAGACCCACATTGGCCTCTGACCGGGGCAGCAAAGGTAGAGCTCCAACTATGGCCACGTTTGCCGAGAAGACAGCGGCCAGGCCGACTTTGGCAGAGACTCCTGTGGAACAGGTATCGCAGGCGGTCGACATCCCGCCCTCTCAGCCGAGTACAAGCACAGCCCCAGCTAAAACCAAGAAGGCTAAAAGGAAGAACGCCAAGTCTTCCAAGACTGCACCTGATGCGGCCGCGGCAGCTGCCCCACAGCAAGCGGAAGAGGGTGCCTGGCAAACTGTGGGTCAAAAGAAGTCCCAAAAGAAGGCCACTAGAAAAGAGGCCCAGAAGAAGAAACGGCAGGAAGCCAGGCTTCGCCCGCCCCGGTCAGCAGCGGTTGTTTTGACCCTGCAGCCGCACGCTTCTCAAAATGGCGTGACATATGAGGAGGTGTTGGGTCGAGCAAAAAGTCAGGTGGATACTGTGAGCTTGGGTATCGAGGGCATGCGGTGCAAGGTCACGGCCACTGGTGCCCGCCTCTTGCAGGTGCCCGGCAGTTCTAGTGGCCCCCTAGCCGACGCCTTGGCCGACAAGCTGAGGCAAGCCCTGAATCCGGAGGAAGTGAAGGTCTCCAGACCTGTAAAGCGGGTAGACCTGCGAATATCTGGCCTGGATGATTCCGTGACTAGGGAAGAGCTGACAGCAGCACTGGCCAAGGCTGGAGCTTGCTCTGAGCTGGACCTTAAAGTAGGCGAGATTCGTCGTGCACCGCGTGGTATGGGGACCTCGATTGTAGCGTGCCCGGTGACTGTGGCTAAAAAGCTGGAGGATGGCCGTCGGCTCCTAGTTGGCTGGGTGTCTGCCAGTGTTAAGCTGTTAAAGCAAAGGCCGATGCGCTGCTACAGATGCATCACGGGTGAGCATGTGGCGACGCAATGCAATTCTGCGGTAGACTGTAGTGGCCTCTGTTTCCGATGTGGCAAACGAGGCCACGAGGCCAGGACGTGTTCTGCGGCGCCCCATTGCCCCGTATGCGCGGAGGCCAATAAGCCCGCCGATCATGCAATCGGCAGTAAACTATGTAAGGCAGCCAATAAGAAGACGGGCAAGACACCCAAAAAGGCCCCAGCCTCTCGGCCTAAAATACCCCCCACCGAATCGTCACAAGGTGTGGAACCTTTTGAGATGGAATGTCCATAA